The segment TGGGTTCGACAACGTGCATTCCCGGTTTCAGTTTACCCGATTGCTCAGCGTCCCAGATCATCGATGCACCGATCCGGCATTTCACACTGTAGGCCGGGTTGCGACCTTCAATCTTAGCGAGAATGGTGCCCGGCAATCCGGAGGCGATGTGATTGATTTTGACTAACGGGGTATTTCCAATGGTTTCAGAATTATCATTGAAAATTGCCATCCGGGGGCACTCCTTTATCTGGGGGAACGGGTGCGGGGCTGTTTGATTCGCCCATAGGTGTCGATCAGTAATCCACGCTAACTGACCATTGTCGCCTGTCTTGATTAAATCCAACCAGACAGATAGGAAAGAAGCGAATCCATCATTAGAGCAGGAAACAGGTTAAGTCTATTTTATTGCAAAGGCACGATACAGGGCAACAGCACCCTTGGAGATCTCTGTCCAGATACACTTTCGAGGGAAAACAAGAAAGCACAAAACACTTTCTATTCAGTCTTCCTCCAACTGTATAGTAGAGAGCAATCGGCGATCCCGGGTTCGGTATTCAATTCCCGGGGGCGGGTCGTCCGGTTGGTGTAAACATCGGTTGACTGGAAAAGGAGAATGGAGGAACCAGCATCGCCGGGGCCCGCATTGCGTCTCGCACGGGAATACTGTCAAACAGCCGTTTGATCGCATTGTCAAAGGTCACAATGGGCCGGTTTACGTTTCCACGCACTTTAACACCTACAAAGTCTCGCGAGGCGAGATTTACCACTTCATTCACAATCGGAAGCGGTAGATTGTTTCGAGGTACAACTGAATAGAAGTCGAGGTTCAGCTGACCATCGAATCGAGCCGTTCCCTGACCGTACATTCCAATCGAATCACCCTGCAGTTGAATCCGATTGAATCGAAACTGCTTTTGTGAGATATCATATTCTGCAAAAGCGGTTTTGAACGCCGTTTTGTCCTGTGGAATCAACCCACCCAGTTCGTTGAACATTTGTAAAAAGACGGGCAACTCGTACAGAGCTGCGGGGCTGATGAGAATCTGCCCGTTACCTCCGATTGCGGACATGTTATTGCCCTGCCCTTTTAATTCAATCCAACTGTTAATCACCCCTCGTAAATTATGGGTACCAGGCAGATACAACCGGGCATATTCTTCAAGGAGGCCGCCCTCCATGATGATTTTCAGTTTATAGATGGTATCCTCCTCAATGAGAGAATCCCCTTCGAGCGAAATAGTTCCCCCGATCGCTTTGGCGGTTACAGGACGAATTTTGTCTTTGTCTATCGGGAAGTGGACGGGACGAATTGGTTTCGGAACAGACCCGACCCACAATCGTCGGTCGACCAGAAAATAGGGACCTTGAATATTGGTTAATTGATAGTCGCCCCATAACTCCGCTGATTCGATATCGATTTCGCCTGTCATCTCGACGTTTTGACCATTGAAAATTCCGCGGCTGGTGACGTTGCCCCGGACTTGATCCAACTCCACGCCGGCCCAGACATCCGATCCCGACAGGACTGTCTCGACATTCCAACCGGCCGTCACGGGAAGCTGCGGATCTGTCGAACCGCGTAGATCGAGCGTGCCCGAAAGGGAAATTGGATTTCCTTCCGGATTTAGTTCTTCGACCACATTTCTTAAATCGGGGGGCAACGCGAGACGAAACATACGGTCGGGGATCAGGTCGTCCACATGCAATTTGGCGAAATGCACCCGCCAATCCTGGGCGTCCAGATATTCGGCCCAGTCGATGATCCCAATCATCTGAACCCGGGTATTATCGTGCTGTCCGTGAAAAGATTTAATCTGAATCGAGGGATGAACTTGATTTTGAACGAAGTCCGACTGGCGATGGGCATATTCAAACTCGCCCTCAATGTTTTTGATCGGATAGGGAAAACAATCCATCGTCATTTCACCCTGACTCACATTGAGCTTAGGAAGACGGATTGAAGGTGGAGTTCCTTTGTCCCAATCAACCAGAGCGATCAGGTCGAGACGTCCGCGGGGAGACAATTGATCCCAAACAGTTTGTATTTCCGGAGAAAGCGCCTGCTTCAGCTGCGCATCAAACCAACCTCCTTTGGCGTCGATCTTCAGACTTAAATGACCAGGCTCCGTCGAGGCATCGTATAGACCTTCCGCCATTAGAGTCGTCTGGCCATTCCGACCCAGCAACTCCTGAAAATACCAGACCTTTTCATGGTTGTCGTATTGCAATCTGCCTGTCATGTCATTTACTGGATAAGGAAAATGGGCATATTGGATTGCGCCATGATGTAATTGGACATCGATGATCTGATGATATTTCTGATCGAGACCAGGTGGTCTGTTCAACTCAACATTGACATCAAGTTGTCCCTGGAGCTGCATCGCATCCAATGTTTTCCTCAGCGGAGGTGGGCTTGCAGACAGAAGAGCATCGTCAACGGGCAGATTAGAAACTTGAATCTCAAAATGAGACTCCGCTTCGCGTCCCGGATTCTTCAACCAACCCACAACCGCAGTTTCCCGCCGCGCGGCCAGTCCGCGAATATCGACTTCCATGATGTCACTGTCGCCAGGCTGCTGGACCGTTCCTTCCACCGCAGTGAACGGATAAGGAAATTTGACAAAGCGACAACTACCATTTCGGACTTTAGCCAACAGGTTCCGATGTTTTAGCCCTACGCCCGGTTGAAAATAGAATTCGACATCAAGATCGAATACTCCCGCCGGATGAAAGTCGTCATACAATTTCGCCAGACCTGGTGTTAATCGAGCTCGCAACTTCTGATCGAGGGTGATATTGCGGCATTTAAGATCAATATCGAAACTGGCTTTCTCGGGCTGTCGGGCGACTTTTCCTGATGCCTGAATGCCGGCAGGCCCATTCATGGCGGTCAGTTTTTCGATCGTGATCAGATCGTTGTCCCAGACAACCGTCCCCTTCAAATCACTAAGCGGAAAAGGGAGAATCCGGTTGGTGAGCTTTCCATCTTTGAAATCAAATTTGAATTTGAAATCAGGCTCTTCCGTCGGTGATGTTTTGGTAACTTGGAAATCGAGGTCGAATAGAACACCGACTCCGAAATCCGGAATTTCATCCGTGTGAACAGCAGTGGACGAGAGCGAGACATTCGAAACGGCAGCCGTCTGAGCAATGACTTCGTCCTGCTGCGCCGGGTAATTATTGAGAAAGGTGTCGAAATTCTGGAGTTTGGTTAAAAGCTCCGGGGACTGCCCTGCAATGAGTGATAAGAATTCGCCCTGCGTTTTGACTTCCGCAATGGAACCACTCACGTCCCATTCGCCCGTATCGACACTCCAGTTCCCTTTGATAGCCAGACGCCCGACCTGATTGATATGGGTAAGGCCTTCAATGGAAACGTTGCGACGTCCCGTTGGAATGAGTCGCACATTTGCCTGTTCAATATAAACTTCACCGGGAGGGCGATCCCCTCCATTTTCCAGAATAACTCGATATCGAGCATCGCGCACTTCGATTTCCGGAACTGGTTCTTCGGATCGAGGCGGCGGGCTCAGTTGCTCCCAGTTCCACATCCCCTGAGCATTTCTCAACAGGTTGATGGAGGGACGTTTGAGAATCAGCTTCTGAACCTGTATATGCTGATTTGCTTTGAATTGTTCGACGTCGATCTGCACGATCACTTCGGGCAGTTGTAGAAGCGACCGTTTAGTATGGTCTCCCTGAATCGTCACATCGTAGATGTGGATCTGGCTTTTCCAATCGTAACGCGTTCT is part of the Polystyrenella longa genome and harbors:
- a CDS encoding DUF3971 domain-containing protein, which gives rise to MARIGKSIRWYFICILLLLTTVGGSAMWFWMRSDELLKSQLTAQLEELLPDWNIQIGRTRYDWKSQIHIYDVTIQGDHTKRSLLQLPEVIVQIDVEQFKANQHIQVQKLILKRPSINLLRNAQGMWNWEQLSPPPRSEEPVPEIEVRDARYRVILENGGDRPPGEVYIEQANVRLIPTGRRNVSIEGLTHINQVGRLAIKGNWSVDTGEWDVSGSIAEVKTQGEFLSLIAGQSPELLTKLQNFDTFLNNYPAQQDEVIAQTAAVSNVSLSSTAVHTDEIPDFGVGVLFDLDFQVTKTSPTEEPDFKFKFDFKDGKLTNRILPFPLSDLKGTVVWDNDLITIEKLTAMNGPAGIQASGKVARQPEKASFDIDLKCRNITLDQKLRARLTPGLAKLYDDFHPAGVFDLDVEFYFQPGVGLKHRNLLAKVRNGSCRFVKFPYPFTAVEGTVQQPGDSDIMEVDIRGLAARRETAVVGWLKNPGREAESHFEIQVSNLPVDDALLSASPPPLRKTLDAMQLQGQLDVNVELNRPPGLDQKYHQIIDVQLHHGAIQYAHFPYPVNDMTGRLQYDNHEKVWYFQELLGRNGQTTLMAEGLYDASTEPGHLSLKIDAKGGWFDAQLKQALSPEIQTVWDQLSPRGRLDLIALVDWDKGTPPSIRLPKLNVSQGEMTMDCFPYPIKNIEGEFEYAHRQSDFVQNQVHPSIQIKSFHGQHDNTRVQMIGIIDWAEYLDAQDWRVHFAKLHVDDLIPDRMFRLALPPDLRNVVEELNPEGNPISLSGTLDLRGSTDPQLPVTAGWNVETVLSGSDVWAGVELDQVRGNVTSRGIFNGQNVEMTGEIDIESAELWGDYQLTNIQGPYFLVDRRLWVGSVPKPIRPVHFPIDKDKIRPVTAKAIGGTISLEGDSLIEEDTIYKLKIIMEGGLLEEYARLYLPGTHNLRGVINSWIELKGQGNNMSAIGGNGQILISPAALYELPVFLQMFNELGGLIPQDKTAFKTAFAEYDISQKQFRFNRIQLQGDSIGMYGQGTARFDGQLNLDFYSVVPRNNLPLPIVNEVVNLASRDFVGVKVRGNVNRPIVTFDNAIKRLFDSIPVRDAMRAPAMLVPPFSFSSQPMFTPTGRPAPGN